GGTTCAGTTGGTCCATTGCACTTACATTCAGACGTTGAAGAAGTGTTCTTCATTTTGGAAGGTGAAATGACAGTCCTTTTAGAGCATGAAGGAAAAGAGTATGAGATAAAAATGAATAAGCGTGACTGTGTCAGCGTACCACCGGGCATTCAACGTGGAATCCGCAACGATGGAGAAGAAGATGCGATGATGCTTGTTATGCTAGGTGCGGCAAAGCCACAACTACCGACTTATCCAGAAGGTAGCGAACTTGAAAAGATACGCATTGAGCGTGCAAAAGAAAGGGATGCAATTGTTGCGCAAGCAGACCGCTAATGTTTCTGTGGGTAAATAATTCTCATTCAGCAAATCTTTTTGTGCTACAGGGGAAACGTCGGCTGTAGAAGACTTTTACCTCTATATGCAAGATGTGAACTGGATTAATTATCCTGTTCAGCGGGTCATCCAAACTCAGATGCCAGATGTTCGGATCACAAGTCATTCCAAGCGACAAAGCAATTGTGTCGTAGATTGACTTGTGTCATCCACATCTAGGCAGAAGTTATTCGTTTTTAATGCGTTTAATTCCCGCTGGAAGAAATAAGGAGAGGCAGCCTTATTTACGTATTGTTGGCAAAGGTTGCAAGGTCACTTTTTTAGCTTGAACTTCGACTAACACGACGCAGTTCGTTAACCGTTGTCACAAAGATGCGACGTTTAGGTTCACTCATGAAATTAATCTGGATGCAATTACGCCTTGGCGTAGTAGATTACATAGTTTCCTATTTTACTCAACGGGAGAGGTGCATTGGCATGAACAGGAGAAAAGTGAGGGATTTGAAATTGAAAATAGATGAGAAAGTATACGACATCACAATAATCGGTGGAGGTCCTGCTGGTTTGTTTACTGCATTCTATGGAGGAATGCGGGAGGCCAGTGTTAAGATTATAGAAAGCTTACCTCAGTTAGGTGGCCAGTTGTCTGCACTCTATCCGGAAAAGTATATTTACGATATTGCCGGCTTACCGAAAGTTCGTGCACAAGAATTGATTGATAATTTAAAGGAACAAGTGAATGTGTTCCCGACGACAATCTGTTTAGAGCAAGCTGTGCAAACAGTGGATAAGCAGGAAGACGGTATTTTCAAACTCCAAACAAATCAAGAAATTCATTTTTCAAAAACGATTATTATTACGGCAGGGAACGGAGCATTTGAACCCCGTCGGTTAGGGATTGAAGGTGCGGAGCAATTCGAAGGGAAAAACCTTCATTATTTCATTGACGACTTGAATAGGTTTGCGGATAAAGAAGTGGCAGTATGTGGCGGAGGAGACTCAGCGGTCGATTGGGCATTGATGCTCGAACCCATTGCGAAAAAAGTTTCCATCATCCATCGCCGCGATAAATTCCGTGCACATGAACATAGTGTGGAAAATTTGAAAAAATCCAGTGTGGCAATCAAAACTCCTTATGTACCGTCTGAACTGATTGGGGATGGAAATGGTATCAAAGAAATCGTCATCGAAGAGCCTAAAACTGAAAATCGGGAAGTGCTAAATGTCGATGACTTTATCGTCAACTATGGATTCGTTTCCGCACTCGGTCCGATTAAAGATTGGGGATTGGAGATCGAGAAAAATTCCATAGTCGTTAACAATAAAATGGAAACGAATATTTCTGGCATTTATGCTGTCGGGGACATCGCCACGTATGAAGGGAAAGTAAAATTGATTGCTACCGGATTCGGTGAGGCACCGGTCGCAGTAAGCAATGCAAAACAGTACATTGACCCGAAAGTGCGTTTACAACCGAAACATAGTACGGCAATCTTTGGATAAAGTTTAGTTGAAGTGACTTGAAACAGATACACGCATGCAAATTAAACGCCTTAACTGAGGGAAATAAGTAATCGCTCTTATTTCCTTTTTTGATTGTCTTGGAATGCAATTGGAAGTCCTTGTATATTGGGAATAGTCAGGCATAACATTTAGAAGTTGCTTGACTTTGCGAAGAATAAGTACGTACAATCGATATTAAGTGTGGGAACTTTGTTTCGCCTCTAAAACATGGAAGAAATGATAAAAATGCTTGAGGAGGGGTTATATGTTGAAAATGGGGTTGGAAGATTTGTCTATTCATTATTTAAGTGAAGGAAGTGGACCCCCGCTTGTCTTATTGCATGGCTTAGGAAATAACTCGAAGTCATGGATTCATCAATTGAAAGGGCTAAAGAAAGAGTATACGGTCATTGCTTGGGATGCCCCAGGTTACGGTCAAAGCTTGGATCCTGTCCCGGAACTACAACATTTTTCTCAGTTCGCGGATTATTTAAAGAAGTTTCTTGATGGCCTTGCATTAGAGAAAGTCTGTTTGTTAGGGCATTCGATGGGCTCCGCGATTGCGATTGATTTTGCGATAAGATTTCCCAAGATGGTTGAAAAATTGATAATCGCTGCACCAACCCGGGGAGCAGCTGGGCTCAATGTAGAAGAAAATATAAAGAAAAGAAAAGCAAGGCATGATCTAGTGGAAAATACTCCACCGGAAGAATTGGCAAGACAAAGAACGCCGGCACTGCTCGCCGCAAATGTTGATCCTGGAATATTGGAATATGCGCAAAAAATTATGGCTGAAGTCCGACCGGCAGGATATAAATCAGTTGCCAACAGTTTGTATAACTTGAATCAAATGGACGAGTATTCCAAAATTCCGGTCCCTACACTTGTCATATGCGGAGAAGAGGACCGGGTGACGCCTGTCAGTGAGTCGGAAATCATCGTTGAAAAGCTTCAAGACGGGTGTTTGAAGACAATAGCGGATGCAGGTCATCTCAGTTACTTGGAAAAACCGGAAGTGTTCAATAAATATGTACTAGGCTTTTTAAATGAGGAGGAATAGATAGTGGTGACCGCAAAAAAGAAAGCCGAAAAGAAAAAAAGTGATAACGAAAAATATCTTTCAAATTCCATTATACGGGGATTAGAAGTTTTAAAGATGTTCAGTGTAGAAAATCAGACTTATTCTTTGGCGGAAATAGCGAGTAATTTAGGTGTCAGCCGAACAACACCTTATCGCATTCTATATACACTGGAAGAGTGCGGATATATTTATCAGGATAGCCATACGAAGCGCTATGGACTTAGGCCGAAAGTGCTTGAACTAGGTTTCACTTATTTGAACAGTCTTCAACTACCTGAACTGGCAGCACCTTATTTGGAGAGGTTAAGAGACGAAACAGGCATGTCTTCCCATATGGGAATCTTGGACGGGAACGAAATCGTTTATATCGCTAGGTATCCGGCGAGAAGTGTTGCTACGATAACAATTAATATCGGATCACATCTGCCTGTACATGCTACGGCGATGGGGAAATGTCTCATGGCACATTTACCTGAAGAGAAGAAGGAGGAGTTGTTGTCGGAGCTTAGAGCATCGCAGAATCCGGAAGCACCGAAAATCGACATTCAAGAATTGCGTAATGAGTTACAATCCATTAAAGAGAAAGGTTACGTCTTTCATAAAGGAGAGTTTGAAACTGGGGTTTGGTCTATCGCTTGCCCGGTCTTCGGGAAAGACAATAAAGTAGTTGCTGCCATAAACATAGCGACTACCCAACATATGGCCAATGAAAAGCTGATGAAAGAAAAGATTATCCCCGCCGTTTGTCAAACAGCTAAAGAAATATCCTCATTTATGGTACTGACTATTTAATATAAATCCTAAAAAGTCTAGATACCCCAAGTACTATGTTTTTCAACTCAGTAAAAGAGGACGATGGATTTGGCTGAAGACAGTCCAAGCTAGTCCAAGCTAGTAAATTACAGGATGCAACGATAGTACGCTTTATCCTTATAGATTGCCTTCATATGTATTTTGATGACAAAGTATAGAAATCACTTGTGTCCTTCCGCAAATTATGACTGTGTTTTTGCGTTCGATTTAATTATAGACAAATCTGAAAATTCGGTTGACAAAGATGCAAGAGTAAGATAATCTAAAGGCTAGTAATAGAAACATTGTTTTTTATGTAAAACAATGCTGGGTTGTAAAAATCACTAGAGTAAAAATTTATGAATCTAGTTAAGAAGATGAGAGAGGTGGGGAAACTCAATGCTTGAAATAACACACTTACGTCACATAAGCTTAATTACGCCTAACTTGGAAGAACAAATTGAATTTTACAGGGATGTATGGGGATTGGACGTCGTCTCTCAAGATGACAACAATGTCTATTTCCGTGGTTCAAGCCCTGAACATCATATTCTCCATTTGCTACGAGGGGAGAGAAGGGGACTTCATCATATCGCATTTGGGATGGTGGACAAGATAGCAGTAGACAAAGCTGCGGTCTTATTGGAAGAAAAAGGTATTGAGATCATCCAACAGCCGGGCTATCTGGATGAAGTAGGCGGCGGTTATGGTCTTCGTTTCGTAGACTATGAAAACCGTTGCTTTGAACTTTCCACATGGGTGGACATCCATACAGAACCGTGGCAAAGAAAAGTTGATTCAAACCCGCTTTACTTAAACCATGTTGTCTTGAATACGACTGATATTCAACGGTCCACGGATTTCTTTACCGAAGTGCTTGGTTTCATGGTTTCTGACTGGAGCGAGGATCAGATGGTGTTCCTGCGTTGTAGTAAAAATCACCATGAAATTTCATTCAACCGGGCGGAACATGCATCGGTCAACCACATCGCCTATGAAGTGGAAGGTGTGGATGAAGTGATGCGCGGCATCAGCCACGTCCGGAAAAAAGGATACAAAGAAATCTGGGGACCGGGAAGACACGGACCAGGTAATAACATTTTCTGTTATTTCCAAGATCCAGGCGGATTTGTCATGGAGTACACATGCTATGTAGATGTGATTGAAGATAAAAAGACGTGGCGTGCACAAGTATGGAAGCGTGTGCCGCATTTATCGGATAGATGGGGAATCGCAGGACCACCTACACCGGAGACGAGAGCGAAGATGGCGGGAGAGCCAGATCCCGGTTGGGCTTTAGTGAATACGAAGTAAAGGAAAAAAGGGGTGGCTTGGAAAGATGGATTTACATTTAAAAGATAAAGTCGTCGTCGTCATGGGCGGCACGGCAGGCATCGGGTTTGAAACAACGAGATTACTGTTGGAAGAGGGGGCGAAAGTCGCCATTTGCGGACGCAGCCAAGATCGCTTAGATCAAGCAGTCGAAAAGTTGACGGATGATTCGACCCGTAAGAATATATTTGGCATGACATGCGATGTATCCAAGCGTGAAGACGTAGAAGCATTCATCAAGGCGACGGGCGAACATTTTGACAGAATCGATGTGCTAGTTAATAATGCAGGCCGGAGTATTATGTCCCACTTCTTCGACCTTACCGACGAACAATGGCAGGAACAAATCAACTTGAAATATTTTGCGATTATTTATGCAATCCAAGCGGTCGTCCCGTTCATGAAAGCACAGGGAGCAGGAAGAATCATTAATATGAATGCGACACTTTCGAAAGAGCCGGAACCGCATATGGTCGCAACAGCTGCAACCCGTGCAGGCCTGCTGAACCTGACGAAAAATTTATCCCGAGAGTTGGCAAAGGATAATATACTAGTCAATACAATTAGTCTAGGAGTCATCAAAACCGATCAATGGGAACGAAGAAGATTGGAACGGGCACCTGATGAGAATCCGGAAGTTTACTATCAAGAATTAGCGGAAAGCCGGAAAATTCCGCTAGGCAGAGTAGGTATGCCTGGAGAAGTCGGAAATGTCGTACTATTCTTAGCCTCGGAACGGGCCAGCTATGTTACAGGTGCAAATATAGAAGTATCGGGTGGGTTAAGTAAAGTCTTATAGGACAAGGGGGACTTGGGATGGGGAGTACACAAGAGCAATTTACGGTAGCGGATGCAATCGTAAAAGAATTAGTCAAGGCAGGGGTTGAAACCGCTTACGGTATTGTGAGTATTCATAATATGCCAATTTACGATGCAATTTTACGTGAAGGAAGTATCGACTTAGTTTGTGCCCGCGGAGAAAGTGGTGCAGTGAACATGGCTGATGGGCATGCAAGATCAACCGGAAAGCTAGGTGTGGCGATTACGAGCACAGGCACAGGAGCGGGAAATGCGGCAGGTTCATTAGTGGAAGCATGGAGTGCCGGCGTCCCACTATTACATATAACCGGTGAAGTTTCTTCTGAGCAGATTGGGACGGGTAGAGGTTATATCCACGAGTGTAAAAATCAGCTCCAAATGATGGAGGGGGCTTGTAAAAAAGCGTTCCAATTAAAAGTGCCGGAGCAGGCGACAGGATTTATCCGCAAAGCGATCAAGGAAGCATTCCAAGCACCATCAGGGCCAATAAGTGTTGAAATTCCGATTGATTATCAATCAGCCATCATTCCGGATACACTGATTTATGATGAAGCGGCTTTCGGTCAGTCAGCACAAGGGGAGTTCAATGTTCCTGAAGCTGTCGTGAAGACGATTAAAGAAGCAAAACGTCCGGTTTTATGGGTCGGAAACGGAGCGATTTTGTCGGGTGCCTCCGAACAAATCAAACGGTTGGCGGAAATGACCGGTGCACCTGTCATTACGAGTCAATCCGCAAAAGGGATTATCCCGGAAGATCATCCGCAGTGCATCGGACATTTCGGCGCATACCCAGAAACGAAACAGTTTATGGCAAATGCGGACTTACTCATTAGCGTCGGTGTTCGATTCCGGAGTAATGAAACTTCTGGCTGGTCAGTGGAAGTGCCGGAAAACCATATTACAATCGATGCCGATTATTTGGCTGTCAGCCGAAATTATGATGCGAAGTATGGATTGGTCGGAGATATAAAAATAGTCGTGGAAAGTCTTGCTTCCCAAATCGAAGGAAGCGATTACATGAAGCCGAGCGGTGAATATAGCGAAGAAGTTCAACAATTGCGCGAGACACTCAGGGCCACACTTCGTGAAACATTAGGACCTTATGAAAATATTTTGGACAGTATGAGAAACAGACTGAATGAAGATACGATTTTTGTAAGAGACGTTACCATTCCAGCAAACGTTTGGGGAAGCCGACTGTTCGAAATTTATAAACCGCGCCATTCGATTCATGCTTCAGGCGGTGGAATCGGCCAAGCTTTACCGACAGGAATTGGTGCTCAAAAAGCGAACCCTGACAAACGGATCGTTGTATTAGCGGGGGATGGAGGCTTCATGGTCAATATTGGTGAGCTTGCGACAGCTGTCCAAGAGAATCTTCCGATGATCATCCTTGTCTTTGATGACAGCGGTTACGGAGTAC
This window of the Sporosarcina pasteurii genome carries:
- a CDS encoding cupin domain-containing protein — translated: MEFTTVEDFEKKYIARLEDRKLDWNVLKFQEEVDPRYRRAQMRYIGRGATANKDSNVIEANNFTLSTMVLPAGSVGPLHLHSDVEEVFFILEGEMTVLLEHEGKEYEIKMNKRDCVSVPPGIQRGIRNDGEEDAMMLVMLGAAKPQLPTYPEGSELEKIRIERAKERDAIVAQADR
- a CDS encoding NAD(P)/FAD-dependent oxidoreductase; translation: MKIDEKVYDITIIGGGPAGLFTAFYGGMREASVKIIESLPQLGGQLSALYPEKYIYDIAGLPKVRAQELIDNLKEQVNVFPTTICLEQAVQTVDKQEDGIFKLQTNQEIHFSKTIIITAGNGAFEPRRLGIEGAEQFEGKNLHYFIDDLNRFADKEVAVCGGGDSAVDWALMLEPIAKKVSIIHRRDKFRAHEHSVENLKKSSVAIKTPYVPSELIGDGNGIKEIVIEEPKTENREVLNVDDFIVNYGFVSALGPIKDWGLEIEKNSIVVNNKMETNISGIYAVGDIATYEGKVKLIATGFGEAPVAVSNAKQYIDPKVRLQPKHSTAIFG
- a CDS encoding alpha/beta fold hydrolase yields the protein MLKMGLEDLSIHYLSEGSGPPLVLLHGLGNNSKSWIHQLKGLKKEYTVIAWDAPGYGQSLDPVPELQHFSQFADYLKKFLDGLALEKVCLLGHSMGSAIAIDFAIRFPKMVEKLIIAAPTRGAAGLNVEENIKKRKARHDLVENTPPEELARQRTPALLAANVDPGILEYAQKIMAEVRPAGYKSVANSLYNLNQMDEYSKIPVPTLVICGEEDRVTPVSESEIIVEKLQDGCLKTIADAGHLSYLEKPEVFNKYVLGFLNEEE
- a CDS encoding IclR family transcriptional regulator, yielding MVTAKKKAEKKKSDNEKYLSNSIIRGLEVLKMFSVENQTYSLAEIASNLGVSRTTPYRILYTLEECGYIYQDSHTKRYGLRPKVLELGFTYLNSLQLPELAAPYLERLRDETGMSSHMGILDGNEIVYIARYPARSVATITINIGSHLPVHATAMGKCLMAHLPEEKKEELLSELRASQNPEAPKIDIQELRNELQSIKEKGYVFHKGEFETGVWSIACPVFGKDNKVVAAINIATTQHMANEKLMKEKIIPAVCQTAKEISSFMVLTI
- a CDS encoding VOC family protein, whose protein sequence is MLEITHLRHISLITPNLEEQIEFYRDVWGLDVVSQDDNNVYFRGSSPEHHILHLLRGERRGLHHIAFGMVDKIAVDKAAVLLEEKGIEIIQQPGYLDEVGGGYGLRFVDYENRCFELSTWVDIHTEPWQRKVDSNPLYLNHVVLNTTDIQRSTDFFTEVLGFMVSDWSEDQMVFLRCSKNHHEISFNRAEHASVNHIAYEVEGVDEVMRGISHVRKKGYKEIWGPGRHGPGNNIFCYFQDPGGFVMEYTCYVDVIEDKKTWRAQVWKRVPHLSDRWGIAGPPTPETRAKMAGEPDPGWALVNTK
- a CDS encoding SDR family oxidoreductase, with the protein product MDLHLKDKVVVVMGGTAGIGFETTRLLLEEGAKVAICGRSQDRLDQAVEKLTDDSTRKNIFGMTCDVSKREDVEAFIKATGEHFDRIDVLVNNAGRSIMSHFFDLTDEQWQEQINLKYFAIIYAIQAVVPFMKAQGAGRIINMNATLSKEPEPHMVATAATRAGLLNLTKNLSRELAKDNILVNTISLGVIKTDQWERRRLERAPDENPEVYYQELAESRKIPLGRVGMPGEVGNVVLFLASERASYVTGANIEVSGGLSKVL
- a CDS encoding thiamine pyrophosphate-binding protein; translated protein: MGSTQEQFTVADAIVKELVKAGVETAYGIVSIHNMPIYDAILREGSIDLVCARGESGAVNMADGHARSTGKLGVAITSTGTGAGNAAGSLVEAWSAGVPLLHITGEVSSEQIGTGRGYIHECKNQLQMMEGACKKAFQLKVPEQATGFIRKAIKEAFQAPSGPISVEIPIDYQSAIIPDTLIYDEAAFGQSAQGEFNVPEAVVKTIKEAKRPVLWVGNGAILSGASEQIKRLAEMTGAPVITSQSAKGIIPEDHPQCIGHFGAYPETKQFMANADLLISVGVRFRSNETSGWSVEVPENHITIDADYLAVSRNYDAKYGLVGDIKIVVESLASQIEGSDYMKPSGEYSEEVQQLRETLRATLRETLGPYENILDSMRNRLNEDTIFVRDVTIPANVWGSRLFEIYKPRHSIHASGGGIGQALPTGIGAQKANPDKRIVVLAGDGGFMVNIGELATAVQENLPMIILVFDDSGYGVLRNIQDAAYGRQIGVDLVSPDFVQLAHSMGIESSRVGSTDAFDKALEKATESDEMTMIVIDMEAVGPMAKPFGGPPGVASSFKPKKIK